Proteins encoded together in one Ferroglobus placidus DSM 10642 window:
- a CDS encoding TrkH family potassium uptake protein, with amino-acid sequence MNRKAVLNVLGRILLYFSLVFIIPVAVAFYYEESTKPFLISMAASFFLGFLFYFVSRKAEIEIRYKEGYAIVGLGWLLVSMIGAVPYLFVGLDYFDAFFEAMSGFTTTGATVFDSVEDLPKSILIWRSLTQWLGGMGIIVLFVAILPSLAKSGYALLQAEVPGIKLTRLKPRLRDTAITLYLIYLFFTLLEAAILKFLGVSLFDAINHAFTTLSTGGFSTHTESIAYYNNPAIEATIFVFMIIGGTNFALFYYIFNRNFKILEDAEFKAYILILLTASAILTVINFEELNLQALRYSFFQAASVMTTTGYTTADFDQWNDAAKILLLMLMFVGGSSGSTGGGIKVIRIYLLSTYSLLQIMKSAEPRTVRVVKYGEEIVEKEAFSAITSFFSLYIMIFAISSFLISLFGYDLLTSISAVAACINNVGPGMGLVGASESYSALHDLAKLILSIDMWVGRLEVFTVLALFIPSFWREKW; translated from the coding sequence ATGAACAGAAAAGCCGTTCTAAACGTTCTCGGGAGAATTCTCCTTTACTTTTCCCTCGTGTTTATTATTCCGGTAGCCGTGGCTTTTTATTACGAAGAAAGCACGAAGCCGTTCTTAATTTCTATGGCAGCATCATTTTTCCTCGGATTTCTATTTTACTTCGTTTCGAGGAAAGCTGAAATCGAGATCAGATACAAGGAAGGGTACGCAATAGTCGGACTGGGATGGTTGCTCGTTTCGATGATAGGAGCAGTTCCGTATCTTTTTGTCGGGCTCGATTACTTTGATGCTTTCTTCGAAGCTATGTCTGGATTTACGACAACCGGAGCGACAGTTTTCGATTCCGTAGAAGACCTCCCGAAATCGATTTTGATTTGGAGGAGCCTGACTCAATGGCTCGGAGGTATGGGAATAATAGTTTTATTTGTAGCGATCCTCCCCTCTTTAGCGAAAAGTGGCTACGCTTTGCTGCAGGCTGAAGTACCGGGAATAAAGCTAACGAGGCTGAAGCCGAGGCTTAGGGACACGGCTATTACCCTTTACCTAATTTATCTATTCTTCACCCTGCTCGAAGCGGCAATCTTGAAGTTTCTCGGAGTGAGTTTGTTCGATGCTATAAACCACGCTTTCACAACTCTATCCACCGGAGGTTTCTCAACGCACACAGAAAGCATAGCTTATTATAACAATCCAGCCATAGAGGCGACGATTTTCGTTTTCATGATCATAGGTGGGACGAACTTCGCTCTTTTTTATTATATTTTTAATAGGAACTTCAAAATACTCGAAGATGCGGAGTTCAAAGCCTATATACTGATTCTCTTAACAGCTTCAGCAATTCTAACGGTGATAAACTTTGAAGAGCTGAACCTCCAAGCTTTAAGGTACTCCTTCTTTCAGGCAGCGAGCGTAATGACCACCACCGGCTACACCACTGCCGATTTCGATCAGTGGAACGATGCGGCGAAAATTCTGCTTTTAATGCTCATGTTCGTGGGCGGCTCTTCCGGCTCCACTGGAGGTGGGATAAAAGTGATAAGAATCTATCTCCTCTCTACTTACTCCCTCCTTCAGATAATGAAGAGCGCCGAGCCGAGAACGGTTAGGGTCGTTAAGTATGGGGAAGAAATAGTTGAAAAAGAAGCTTTTTCAGCCATCACGTCTTTCTTTTCCTTATACATAATGATTTTCGCAATCTCCTCCTTCCTAATTTCTCTATTCGGTTACGACCTCCTCACGTCTATTTCTGCTGTTGCTGCTTGTATAAACAACGTAGGACCGGGAATGGGGCTTGTCGGAGCGAGCGAAAGCTATTCAGCTTTGCACGACTTGGCTAAGCTGATTCTGTCTATTGACATGTGGGTCGGAAGGCTTGAGGTTTTCACGGTCTTAGCTTTATTTATCCCTTCCTTCTGGAGGGAGAAGTGGTAG
- a CDS encoding ACT domain-containing protein — protein MWSKLVEKFEKYPSQIVVAKEFLRLGISVKNGKAYCGNIELVPTKIAEALGVDRKVVVMAIQNIESDEELRRVYSSLKPVANIAEVARILGFGVLEVYADSRKVGIVAAISSILARENISIRYMLAEDPDLSIESKLVIVTETKIPGKLVDEFLKVEGVEKIVIS, from the coding sequence ATGTGGAGCAAGCTCGTGGAGAAGTTCGAGAAGTATCCTTCGCAAATAGTCGTTGCCAAAGAATTTTTGAGGTTGGGTATATCCGTGAAAAACGGGAAGGCTTACTGCGGAAATATAGAACTTGTGCCTACAAAAATAGCCGAAGCCCTTGGTGTGGACAGGAAAGTTGTAGTTATGGCGATACAAAATATAGAGAGTGACGAAGAACTTAGGAGGGTTTACTCCTCTTTAAAGCCGGTTGCTAACATAGCGGAAGTAGCCAGAATTCTTGGTTTCGGAGTTCTTGAGGTTTACGCCGACAGCAGAAAGGTCGGGATAGTGGCAGCTATTTCCTCAATTCTCGCAAGGGAAAACATAAGCATAAGGTACATGCTTGCCGAAGATCCGGACTTGAGCATCGAAAGCAAACTTGTGATAGTGACTGAGACGAAAATCCCGGGAAAGCTTGTGGATGAATTTTTGAAAGTAGAAGGCGTGGAGAAGATAGTGATCAGCTGA
- the pyrI gene encoding aspartate carbamoyltransferase regulatory subunit has protein sequence MEQLTISKIREGTVIDHINAGKAPLVLKILGIDKGSKETVSLAMNVPSKKMGKKDIVKVEGKFLGEEELNKIALIAPGATINIIKDYKIVKKFKVTPPEKLEGILRCPNRNCISNAEREPITPKFKIVKKSTLFAVCEYCGRRFSNFEDNLE, from the coding sequence ATGGAGCAACTGACAATTAGCAAGATTAGGGAAGGAACCGTAATAGATCACATTAACGCTGGCAAAGCTCCCCTCGTTTTGAAAATACTCGGGATAGATAAGGGAAGCAAAGAGACCGTCTCCTTAGCAATGAACGTTCCGAGCAAGAAGATGGGGAAGAAAGACATCGTGAAAGTTGAGGGAAAGTTTCTCGGAGAGGAAGAGCTGAACAAAATAGCGCTCATAGCTCCGGGAGCCACTATAAACATAATAAAGGATTACAAAATTGTGAAAAAATTCAAGGTAACTCCTCCAGAAAAATTGGAAGGTATATTAAGATGTCCGAACAGAAACTGCATAAGCAACGCTGAGAGAGAACCGATAACTCCCAAGTTTAAAATAGTTAAAAAGAGTACGCTTTTTGCAGTCTGCGAATACTGCGGAAGAAGGTTTTCAAATTTCGAAGACAATCTGGAGTGA
- the pyrB gene encoding aspartate carbamoyltransferase, with product MKHLISIEDLSKSDIERILNLAEYLIPVAEGKKRMEIMRGKILANLFFEPSTRTRMSFEVAMKRLGGEVVNLTSQEASSIAKGENLADTIRVISGYADVIVIRHSLEGAAKFAAENSSVPVINAGDGAGQHPTQTLLDLFTLRREAKLENVKIALVGDLKYSRTVHSLVKALKLYNAKIYYVCPDTLMLPEELVEEVGGERVALEDIISEVDAIYVTRIQKERFPDEEEYRKVAGSYVITSKILENAKEDLIIMHPLPRVDEITFDVDKTKHAVYYKQAFYGVPVRMAILCEVVEWSN from the coding sequence ATGAAGCATCTAATTTCGATCGAAGACCTATCAAAATCCGATATTGAACGAATTCTGAATCTCGCGGAGTATCTTATCCCAGTTGCAGAGGGTAAAAAAAGAATGGAGATCATGAGAGGCAAAATTCTCGCGAATCTCTTTTTCGAGCCATCAACGAGAACGAGAATGAGCTTTGAGGTTGCGATGAAAAGGCTCGGAGGAGAAGTGGTGAACCTAACATCCCAAGAGGCGAGCAGCATAGCCAAAGGGGAGAATCTGGCTGACACTATAAGAGTTATAAGCGGTTACGCGGATGTCATAGTTATAAGGCACAGCTTAGAAGGAGCTGCAAAGTTTGCTGCCGAAAACAGCAGCGTTCCGGTTATAAATGCCGGGGATGGTGCCGGACAGCATCCTACACAGACATTGCTCGATCTCTTCACCCTTAGAAGAGAAGCGAAGCTCGAGAACGTGAAAATTGCCCTTGTGGGAGATCTGAAGTACTCGAGGACCGTGCATTCCTTAGTGAAAGCTTTGAAGCTCTACAACGCGAAAATCTACTACGTGTGCCCAGACACTCTCATGCTTCCCGAAGAACTTGTTGAGGAAGTTGGCGGAGAGAGAGTTGCCCTTGAGGACATTATTTCTGAGGTAGACGCGATTTACGTTACGAGAATTCAGAAGGAAAGATTTCCAGACGAGGAAGAATACAGAAAAGTTGCGGGAAGCTACGTGATAACTTCCAAAATTTTGGAGAACGCCAAAGAAGATCTGATAATCATGCATCCTCTGCCGAGGGTTGATGAGATAACTTTCGATGTTGATAAGACGAAGCATGCTGTTTATTATAAGCAGGCTTTTTACGGAGTTCCGGTTAGGATGGCTATCCTGTGTGAGGTGGTAGAATGGAGCAACTGA
- a CDS encoding ribbon-helix-helix protein, CopG family encodes MKAPVRVTIALDKDTVEMLKNLRKKLDQSQSEIIRNALKFYHSLQDYDLEKIKIYVEMLSEGEHVILDIDHWIAFLKFIESHPKKDDFWEFHRKVAKSHAEQFKDMSFEEILRRLEACNFFRLNKTSEKEYTLIFGNEETKFFVKTFLEEIFGEINVKVRIGEDLAKLRISIE; translated from the coding sequence ATGAAGGCTCCGGTTAGGGTGACGATCGCCCTCGATAAAGATACGGTAGAAATGCTGAAAAATTTAAGAAAAAAGCTCGATCAGTCGCAAAGCGAGATAATTAGAAACGCTTTAAAATTCTACCACTCCCTTCAGGATTACGATCTTGAAAAGATCAAGATTTACGTTGAGATGTTGAGTGAAGGAGAACATGTTATTCTCGACATCGATCACTGGATAGCTTTCTTGAAATTCATTGAATCGCATCCGAAAAAAGATGACTTCTGGGAATTTCACAGAAAAGTGGCGAAAAGTCATGCTGAACAGTTCAAAGATATGAGTTTCGAGGAAATTCTGAGAAGACTCGAAGCCTGCAACTTCTTTAGACTGAATAAAACTTCCGAAAAAGAGTACACTCTAATATTTGGAAATGAAGAAACAAAATTCTTTGTGAAAACTTTTTTGGAGGAGATTTTCGGAGAAATTAATGTAAAAGTGAGAATTGGGGAAGATCTTGCGAAGCTCAGAATATCCATCGAATGA
- a CDS encoding ABC transporter permease, whose protein sequence is MRSQSLLYLSLAILFLFYVLPLLFALFKLDLSKIFVEFDEVARAIFLSVTTATFSTFISLFIGVPSAYILSRREFPGKSFVETFLDVPVVIPPVALGTLFLVLFSETQAFSGILFTPYAIIVAQLAVVTAIILRLMKTVFDQIDVSYDYVARSLGYTPAEVFLKVDLPMAKNGIISSAILAWTRAAGEFGATIVLAGASKNVETLPISIYLKLSVADISGALISVFVLVGIGIAAVTAIKRLG, encoded by the coding sequence ATGAGATCCCAGAGTTTACTGTATCTTTCCCTCGCGATACTTTTTCTCTTCTACGTACTTCCACTGTTATTTGCGCTTTTCAAACTCGATTTGAGTAAAATTTTCGTCGAGTTCGACGAAGTTGCGAGAGCAATATTCCTCAGCGTTACGACGGCAACTTTCTCCACTTTCATTTCTCTTTTCATTGGTGTTCCCTCCGCATACATCTTATCGAGAAGAGAGTTTCCCGGAAAAAGCTTTGTCGAAACTTTTTTGGACGTTCCGGTGGTAATTCCTCCTGTTGCCCTCGGTACGCTTTTTTTGGTACTGTTCTCGGAAACTCAGGCTTTTAGCGGAATTCTCTTCACGCCCTACGCAATTATCGTTGCCCAGCTTGCGGTTGTAACGGCTATAATTCTAAGGTTGATGAAAACCGTGTTCGATCAGATAGACGTTTCTTACGATTACGTAGCAAGATCCCTCGGCTACACTCCAGCTGAAGTTTTCCTTAAAGTTGATTTGCCTATGGCGAAAAACGGAATAATCTCTTCAGCAATTCTCGCATGGACGAGAGCTGCCGGAGAGTTTGGAGCGACGATAGTTCTTGCCGGAGCATCTAAAAACGTTGAAACTTTACCGATATCCATATACCTCAAGCTTTCTGTAGCTGATATTAGCGGAGCTTTAATTTCGGTGTTCGTCCTCGTTGGGATAGGTATTGCTGCCGTAACTGCTATAAAGAGGCTGGGCTGA